CAGAATCAATTTTTATTGGGGAGGATCTGATTTTGATAATAATCTTGACTTCAGTATCCCAGGTACTTACAATCGCCAGTATGGGCTGGGATTTTTGCGAAATGTTGGAGATATCAACAATGATGGGATTGAAGATCTCTGCTATTATGGATCTGAGTCTGAACAGGTGAAGATTTGTATTTTCTATGGAAACCAAATACCTAAAACGGAGCCTGATGTTGTTTTAACGTTTTCACATTCAATCGCATATGCTATTGGAAATCTCTGGGCTCTTGGTGATGTAAATAATGATGGACATGCAGACATCGGATATACGTTGATAAATCCCGTTCGCGACATAGCAACTATGAGGATTTTTGATGGTTCATCACATAACTCCATTATTTTGTATTCGTTTCAGTGGGGGCCAAACGCAAGTGGTTTAACGGGGATCGGCGATATCAATAATGATGGTATAGATGATTACCTAAGTTCGCACGTGTTTAGACAAGGTGAAAACACCTGCACCAGGGTTACTGTTCATTTTGGCAGCAATGAATTCCCCTCGAGTGATAGCCTGACAATATATTCGGGTATAAATACAGTGATCAATTCTTGTCTAGGTCCCTTAGGTGACGTCAACGGAGATGGTATTGATGATTTCGTAGGTTTGATATATGGTAGCGGCGGCTATAAAATATGGTACGGGAACTCTAACATATCGGCAAATTGGGATGTTGAATTCCCTGAACACATATCGTATACAAATGATGGATACACACTAATCCACGGAGATTTTAACGGTGATGGTTATAGCGACATCGCGACCTCAAACAGTAATTATTATGGTGCTGATGGCAGGGCTTACATTTGGCTGGGAGGGCAGAATCTGAATGGTATTGTGGATCTGGTGTTCCCTGCACCTCCTGGCGTATCTGAACGATTTGGCTGGGCAAAAGCTGCGGGCGATTTCAATAATGATGGCTACTGTGATCTTGCCGTTTCACAGCCTTATTCCCATCCTGCACCCCTTTGGACTCCTGGCAAAATACACATCTACTTGGGTAATGCTGAACTAACTGATACTACCGTTGGAGTTCAGGATGATTGTGTGGCTCCATCATCTAATTCTAACATTTGGGAAATCAACTTATACCCTAATCCAATATCCCAATTAGAAACAACAGTAAATATAATCTTCATCGGAAATGGTTATGAAAAAGAGCGGGATTTAAATATTGAAATTTACAATATAAAGGGACAGAAATTATCTGCTCATAAATTCAACGGAACATTAGCCAATAGTAAAAATTGGTCGGGCACCCTAACCAATGCAGAGTCAGGAGTTTACTTTGTCAAGATATGTTCAGGTGATAAAATGCTGGTAACCAAAAGATTCACTATTCAGTAAGAGGAGCCAAAAAGATGAAAAACAAAATTGTGTTTTCGTTAATTTTAATCGCTACTTGTATGGCATTGTTTGCCAAACACTCTGATGATTTTTTAATAGGCAATTATTCCTATTGGAGAACATATGGTGCTTATGCAGCAGCTGCGGACAGTGCATTTAAACATATGAAGGATTGTGGATATAACACTACAATTTGCAATACTTACAACAACGAGGATATTGATTTGGGAGTAATGCTGAATAAAATGGATTCGGATAGCCTTGACGCTATTCTCACAGATTTTTCTTGGGATGCTATGCAATCAAACACTAAATATGGCACAAGAGGATTTACTCTATCAAACTTACAGAGATTTGAAGCAGAGTATTGTAACGAGGAAGATGTAAAAGATAATGACCATCAAGATGATGTATTCTTTTATAGTTCCAGAGATATAGATGAAGGCGATACATTGAGAGTTGGGCAGAAGCAAGTACTTGAGGGAAAATCAAATGATTTTGTTTGGAAGTGTGAACCTTCATCACAGCCAGCCGGATATGCCTTCAATAATCTGAGCTACCGCTGGAAAAAGGAAGGAAGCAGTGTTTATGAGAAGTTAACTGATGAGATTCAGTTCATCAAAATGACATGGGATCAGGATTTAACAGATTATATGCTGGACAACACCTACCTATATTATACTGTTGCTTTTAACATACTATCTTATGATAGGGATATCGCTCATCCAATTGATCTAATTAGATTAGAATTGTGTGGGTACAATTGGAACAATGAGTTCAAACAATTACGATATGTTAACGAGCTTGGAGGTACTGATGTTGGATTAGTAGTAACTCAGTATATGTACGATGGTATTACTCGGACAGATGATTTTGGCAATAAA
This region of Candidatus Cloacimonadota bacterium genomic DNA includes:
- a CDS encoding T9SS type A sorting domain-containing protein, which gives rise to MRQLFCITVLISVSLLYAVNCMPLLTTMTGEFGGAALGRSMCNIDFNGDGIQDLVALEKHWNPDGVFDLSYKMFGRINFYWGGSDFDNNLDFSIPGTYNRQYGLGFLRNVGDINNDGIEDLCYYGSESEQVKICIFYGNQIPKTEPDVVLTFSHSIAYAIGNLWALGDVNNDGHADIGYTLINPVRDIATMRIFDGSSHNSIILYSFQWGPNASGLTGIGDINNDGIDDYLSSHVFRQGENTCTRVTVHFGSNEFPSSDSLTIYSGINTVINSCLGPLGDVNGDGIDDFVGLIYGSGGYKIWYGNSNISANWDVEFPEHISYTNDGYTLIHGDFNGDGYSDIATSNSNYYGADGRAYIWLGGQNLNGIVDLVFPAPPGVSERFGWAKAAGDFNNDGYCDLAVSQPYSHPAPLWTPGKIHIYLGNAELTDTTVGVQDDCVAPSSNSNIWEINLYPNPISQLETTVNIIFIGNGYEKERDLNIEIYNIKGQKLSAHKFNGTLANSKNWSGTLTNAESGVYFVKICSGDKMLVTKRFTIQ